In Magnolia sinica isolate HGM2019 chromosome 12, MsV1, whole genome shotgun sequence, a single genomic region encodes these proteins:
- the LOC131220734 gene encoding protein DETOXIFICATION 41-like: MGDSTLQPLLYFKSVVHASSDAIEGLLESEPLPCGWVTRVTVWESKVLWILSGSSIIVSIFNFMLSLSTQMMVGHLGALELAGASIANVGIQGLAYGIMLGMASAVQTVCGQAYGAKKYNAMGIICQKAIILHLAAAFGLSFLYWYSGPVLRAIGQSPEIAVQGQIFAHGLIPQLYAFALNCPMQRFLQAQNIVNPLAYIAVGVFLLHLLLTWLAVFVLKYGLFGAALTLSFSWWLLAILTGVYIVLSPSCKETWTGLSTKAFFGLWSYLKLTVSSAFMLCLEIWYSQGLVLISGLLPNPEISLDSISICMNYLTWDMMFMLGLSTAASIRVGNELGAAHPRVARFSVFVVVGTSVIISLIFSAIVLIFHSPLSKLFTSDSEVIEAVSNLTPLLAISVFLNGIQPILSGVAIGSGWQALVAYVNLGTYYIIGLPIGCVLGFKTSLGVAGIWWGMIVGVGLQTITLIILTARTNWNNEVDKAVDRIKGSEDEDALVLVNNIA; the protein is encoded by the exons ATGGGGGACAGCACTTTGCAACCGTTGCTTTACTTCAAGTCAGTGGTCCATGCATCATCTGACGCAATCGAAGGGCTGCTAGAGAGCGAGCCGTTGCCATGTGGGTGGGTGACACGGGTCACTGTCTGGGAATCAAAGGTCCTGTGGATCCTATCCGGTTCATCGATCATCGTGTCCATTTTCAATTTCATGCTTAGCTTATCGACCcaaatgatggtgggccatctagGGGCTCTAGAGCTGGCTGGGGCATCTATAGCTAATGTTGGAATTCAAGGGCTTGCTTATGGAATCATG CTAGGCATGGCTAGTGCAGTACAAACTGTCTGTGGCCAAGCCTACGGGGCCAAGAAATACAACGCAATGGGGATAATCTGCCAGAAGGCCATCATCCTACACCTAGCAGCTGCGTTCGGCCTCTCATTTCTCTATTGGTACTCTGGCCCTGTCCTCCGAGCAATAGGTCAATCGCCAGAAATAGCAGTCCAGGGTCAGATATTCGCACATGGTCTGATCCCACAGCTCTATGCATTTGCACTCAACTGTCCAATGCAGAGATTTCTTCAGGCTCAGAACATTGTAAACCCCTTAGCTTATATAGCTGTGGGTGTTTTCTTATTGCATTTGCTTCTCACATGGTTGGCTGTTTTTGTTTTGAAATATGGACTTTTTGGAGCTGCTCTTACACTCAGTTTTTCTTGGTGGCTCCTTGCAATCCTGACTGGGGTTTATATAGTCCTGAGCCCATCTTGCAAAGAGACATGGACTGGGTTATCTACCAAGGCCTTTTTTGGGTTGTGGTCCTATCTTAAGCTAACCGTCTCGTCAGCTTTTATGTTATG CCTGGAGATATGGTACAGCCAAGGGCTAGTGCTTATATCAGGCCTCCTCCCCAATCCTGAAATTTCACTCGATTCCATTTCCATATG TATGAATTATCTGACGTGGGACATGATGTTCATGTTGGGCCTCAGTACAGCAGCCAG CATTCGAGTAGGCAATGAGCTTGGGGCCGCACATCCAAGGGTGGCTAGATTTTCCGTGTTTGTCGTGGTGGGGACATCCGTCATCATCAGCTTAATCTTCAGCGCTATTGTTTTGATATTTCATTCCCCATTAAGCAAGCTTTTTACTAGTGATAGTGAGGTTATTGAGGCAGTCTCCAACCTGACTCCATTGCTTGCCATCTCTGTCTTCTTGAATGGAATTCAACCCATTCTTTCAG GTGTGGCCATCGGGAGTGGGTGGCAAGCATTAGTGGCCTATGTTAACCTTGGGACCTACTACATTATTGGTCTCCCCATTGGCTGTGTTCTTGGGTTCAAAACAAGTCTGGGAGTTGCA GGAATTTGGTGGGGGATGATTGTGGGAGTGGGATTGCAAACTATAACACTCATTATCTTGACAGCCAGAACGAATTGGAATAATGAG GTCGATAAAGCAGTTGATCGCATAAAGGGGTCAGAAGATGAAGATGCTCTAGTCTTAGTTAACAATATTGCGTGA